In Aliiglaciecola sp. LCG003, a genomic segment contains:
- a CDS encoding phosphoglycerate kinase gives MSIINMTELSLAGQRVLIREDLNVPVKDGKVTSDARLKAAIPTLEHALKAGAKVMVMSHLGRPTEGQFDAEYSLQPVVDYLQEALDVPVKLATDYLQGLELKAGELVVLENVRFNSGESKDDENLAKQYAALCDIFVMDAFGTAHRAQASTHGVAKFAPVACSGPLLSDELAALSKALDKPARPMLAIVGGSKVSTKLTVLDSLSSKVDQLIIGGGIANTFIAAQGHNVGKSLYEADLIDEANRLMKVAKSNGATIPVPVDVVTGTEFSDSAVATLKDVSEVAAEDMIFDIGPQTAAELAKLIEKAGTIVWNGPVGVFEFDQFGEGTKAIAMAIANSSAFSIAGGGDTLAAVDKYDIADKISYISTGGGAFLEFLEGKTLPAVAMLEQRGKK, from the coding sequence ATGTCGATTATCAATATGACTGAGCTGTCGCTTGCTGGCCAGAGAGTGCTCATCCGCGAGGATCTAAATGTACCAGTCAAAGATGGCAAAGTGACCTCTGATGCGCGCTTGAAAGCGGCTATTCCTACTCTTGAACATGCGTTAAAAGCTGGGGCGAAGGTGATGGTAATGTCTCATCTTGGACGCCCAACCGAAGGGCAGTTTGATGCAGAATATTCCCTTCAGCCAGTAGTCGATTATCTACAAGAAGCCCTTGATGTGCCCGTCAAGTTAGCAACAGATTACTTGCAGGGCTTAGAGCTTAAAGCGGGTGAGCTTGTAGTGCTAGAAAATGTGCGTTTTAATTCTGGTGAGAGTAAAGATGACGAAAATTTAGCCAAACAATATGCCGCTTTGTGTGACATCTTCGTGATGGATGCATTTGGCACGGCACACAGAGCACAAGCATCAACCCACGGCGTGGCTAAATTCGCTCCAGTGGCATGTTCTGGGCCATTACTATCAGATGAGCTTGCAGCCTTGAGTAAAGCCTTAGACAAGCCAGCGAGGCCGATGCTTGCCATTGTTGGCGGCTCAAAGGTATCAACTAAACTCACCGTATTAGATTCTCTTTCATCTAAGGTCGATCAGCTTATCATTGGTGGCGGCATTGCCAATACCTTCATTGCTGCTCAAGGTCACAATGTCGGGAAATCTTTATACGAAGCCGATTTGATTGATGAAGCAAATCGTTTAATGAAAGTTGCCAAAAGCAATGGTGCAACTATCCCTGTTCCGGTAGATGTAGTGACGGGAACTGAATTTTCAGACTCCGCTGTTGCCACCCTAAAGGATGTTTCTGAGGTTGCGGCCGAAGATATGATTTTTGATATTGGCCCTCAAACAGCTGCAGAATTGGCCAAATTGATTGAAAAAGCCGGCACCATTGTCTGGAATGGTCCAGTGGGAGTATTTGAGTTTGATCAGTTTGGCGAAGGGACCAAAGCCATAGCCATGGCCATCGCTAACAGCTCAGCCTTTTCGATTGCCGGTGGTGGTGATACGCTTGCGGCAGTCGACAAGTATGATATCGCCGATAAAATCTCCTATATTTCCACCGGCGGTGGTGCATTTTTAGAGTTTTTGGAAGGGAAAACCCTACCAGCTGTTGCTATGTTGGAGCAACGGGGCAAGAAATAA
- a CDS encoding DNA-binding transcriptional regulator yields MYKAKHSISLLFNANKVYDRQVIEGIGHYLQSSKVDWDVYLEEDCLARLEHIEEWVGDGIIADFDDPSFQSALKNIKLPIIGVGGSYENEADYPDVPYVATDNLAVIRSAYEHLKQKGLERFAFYGFPPDQNHRWAIERENAVIKLCKLDGYECSIYRGHPTRPETWQYSMNRLSDWLQSLPNPVGVIAVTDARARHLLQACDHIGKMVPEHISIVGIDDDDIARNLSRISLSSVTQGCFEMGYQAAKLLHHRLDNPNLKNKIVKVPPVGVAQRQSTDFKALKDPYVIQAMHFIRQNACRGIKVDQVLDYVGISRSNLENRFSEGLGHSIHTEIHNEKLTRACKMLQQGEVQTSEIASICGYPSLQYMYAVFRKHFDKTPKEYRDECAAS; encoded by the coding sequence ATGTACAAAGCTAAGCACAGTATTTCGTTACTTTTCAATGCTAACAAAGTCTATGACCGTCAGGTTATCGAAGGTATTGGTCACTACTTACAATCATCCAAAGTAGATTGGGATGTGTATCTTGAAGAAGATTGTCTAGCGCGATTAGAACATATTGAAGAGTGGGTAGGTGATGGCATCATTGCCGATTTTGATGATCCATCCTTCCAAAGTGCACTGAAAAACATCAAGTTACCGATCATTGGCGTCGGTGGCTCCTATGAAAATGAAGCCGACTATCCGGATGTTCCTTATGTGGCTACAGATAATTTGGCCGTCATCCGTTCGGCCTATGAACATCTAAAGCAAAAAGGATTAGAGCGTTTTGCATTTTATGGCTTTCCGCCGGATCAAAACCACCGCTGGGCAATTGAACGTGAAAATGCCGTGATCAAGTTATGTAAATTAGATGGCTATGAATGCTCTATCTATCGAGGCCATCCTACCCGGCCAGAAACCTGGCAATATAGTATGAACCGTTTGTCTGACTGGTTGCAGAGCCTTCCCAATCCAGTGGGTGTGATTGCCGTCACAGATGCCAGAGCACGACACTTATTACAAGCCTGTGATCATATAGGCAAGATGGTTCCTGAGCATATTTCCATTGTCGGGATAGATGATGATGACATCGCCCGCAACCTGAGTCGGATTAGCTTAAGTTCGGTGACCCAAGGGTGCTTTGAAATGGGCTATCAGGCCGCAAAGTTACTTCATCATCGCCTAGATAATCCTAATCTGAAGAATAAAATCGTCAAGGTCCCACCAGTGGGAGTTGCACAGCGACAATCGACAGACTTCAAAGCGTTGAAAGACCCTTATGTTATCCAGGCAATGCATTTCATTCGCCAAAATGCCTGCAGAGGGATTAAAGTGGATCAGGTGTTAGATTACGTTGGTATTTCTCGGTCTAATTTGGAGAATCGTTTCAGTGAAGGGTTAGGACACAGTATCCACACTGAAATCCACAACGAAAAATTAACTCGAGCTTGTAAAATGCTGCAACAAGGTGAAGTACAAACCAGTGAAATTGCCAGTATTTGTGGTTACCCATCTTTGCAATACATGTATGCAGTGTTTAGAAAACATTTTGATAAAACACCAAAAGAATATCGTGATGAGTGTGCGGCCAGTTAA
- the tkt gene encoding transketolase: MPSRRELANAIRALSMDAVQKANSGHPGAPMGMADIAQVLWSDFLNHNPANPDWANRDRFILSNGHGSMLIYSLLHLTGYELPIEELKNFRQLHSKTPGHPEYGYAPGVETTTGPLGQGVSNAVGMAIAEKMLAAQFNQPGFDIVDHFTYCFLGDGCLMEGISHEVCSLAGTLGLGKLIAFWDDNGISIDGEVQGWFTDDTPARFESYGWQVIADVDGHDPEAIKAAIETAKSDITRPTMICCKTVIGFGSPNKSGSHDSHGSPLGTDEIVATRKALDWKYDAFVIPDDIYAQWDAKKSGADKEQQWNAQLADYQRAHPELAAELTRRLKGELPADFAQKADDFIKFSQSKAENIASRKASQNSIEAFASLLPEVVGGSADLAGSNLTLWSGSKGITKDDANGNYIFYGVREFGMTGIMNGIGLHGGFRPYGATFLMFMEYARNAVRMAALMGIPNIFVYTHDSIGQGEDGPTHQPIEQVANLRLTPNLTTWRPCDGAETAVAWKAAIERKDGPSALVFSRQGLPAQSRNDAQLVNVAKGGYVLVDCASTPDVILIATGSEVAVAVDAAAELTQKGHGVRVVSMPSTNVFDAQDADYKQSVLPSSVTKRVAVEAAHVDFWHKYVGFDGAIVGMSTFGESAPGGALLKHFGITVDAVVAAAENLL, encoded by the coding sequence ATGCCTTCACGTCGAGAACTCGCCAACGCCATACGTGCTTTATCCATGGATGCAGTCCAGAAAGCTAACTCAGGACATCCTGGCGCCCCAATGGGTATGGCTGATATAGCTCAGGTGTTATGGAGTGATTTCCTAAACCATAATCCAGCCAATCCAGACTGGGCTAACCGAGATCGCTTTATCTTGTCGAATGGCCATGGTTCGATGTTGATTTATTCGCTACTGCATTTGACGGGGTACGAGTTACCCATTGAAGAATTGAAAAACTTCCGCCAATTGCACTCGAAAACACCAGGTCACCCAGAATACGGTTATGCTCCGGGTGTTGAAACCACCACAGGTCCACTTGGGCAAGGTGTGAGCAATGCGGTCGGTATGGCAATTGCCGAAAAAATGCTTGCTGCACAGTTTAATCAACCGGGTTTCGATATCGTAGATCACTTTACCTATTGCTTCCTAGGCGACGGCTGCTTGATGGAAGGTATTTCCCATGAAGTCTGTTCATTGGCAGGCACCTTGGGTTTGGGCAAATTGATTGCATTTTGGGATGATAATGGCATCTCAATCGACGGTGAAGTTCAGGGATGGTTTACGGACGACACACCTGCACGCTTTGAATCTTACGGCTGGCAAGTCATTGCCGATGTAGACGGTCATGATCCTGAAGCGATTAAAGCCGCAATAGAAACGGCTAAGTCTGATATAACTCGTCCAACTATGATCTGCTGTAAAACCGTTATAGGGTTCGGCTCACCAAACAAATCCGGCAGTCATGATAGCCATGGTTCTCCTCTTGGTACAGATGAAATTGTCGCTACTCGCAAGGCATTGGACTGGAAATATGATGCCTTTGTTATTCCTGATGATATATACGCTCAGTGGGATGCTAAAAAATCTGGTGCAGATAAAGAGCAGCAGTGGAATGCGCAATTGGCTGATTACCAAAGGGCTCATCCAGAATTAGCGGCAGAATTAACCCGCAGACTAAAAGGCGAGTTACCGGCGGATTTTGCACAAAAAGCCGATGACTTCATTAAGTTTTCACAAAGCAAAGCCGAAAACATCGCTAGCCGTAAAGCCTCGCAAAATTCTATCGAAGCCTTTGCCAGTTTGCTACCTGAAGTAGTGGGTGGTTCTGCTGATTTAGCCGGTTCTAACTTAACCTTGTGGTCTGGCTCAAAAGGCATCACTAAAGATGATGCAAATGGCAACTATATTTTTTACGGAGTGCGCGAATTTGGCATGACCGGTATCATGAATGGTATTGGTTTGCATGGCGGATTCCGTCCTTATGGCGCAACCTTCCTAATGTTTATGGAATATGCACGTAATGCAGTTCGTATGGCCGCATTAATGGGTATCCCGAACATCTTTGTTTACACCCATGATTCAATTGGTCAAGGTGAAGATGGCCCAACTCACCAACCTATTGAACAAGTCGCTAACTTACGCCTTACGCCTAATCTTACTACATGGCGTCCATGTGACGGTGCTGAAACAGCAGTAGCCTGGAAAGCCGCGATTGAGCGTAAAGATGGTCCTAGTGCGTTAGTCTTTAGTCGTCAGGGATTGCCTGCTCAATCTCGCAACGACGCCCAATTGGTGAATGTGGCTAAAGGCGGGTATGTGCTAGTGGATTGCGCATCTACACCTGATGTTATCTTGATCGCAACAGGTTCAGAAGTGGCTGTAGCAGTAGATGCGGCTGCTGAATTGACCCAAAAAGGTCACGGGGTTCGAGTAGTCTCTATGCCAAGTACCAATGTATTTGATGCTCAAGATGCTGATTATAAACAATCTGTTCTGCCTAGTTCTGTGACCAAACGAGTTGCAGTGGAAGCAGCGCACGTGGACTTCTGGCATAAATATGTCGGTTTTGACGGCGCAATCGTCGGCATGAGTACCTTTGGTGAGTCCGCTCCTGGTGGCGCATTACTGAAACACTTTGGTATTACTGTCGATGCGGTTGTAGCAGCGGCGGAAAATCTGCTTTAA
- a CDS encoding M48 family metallopeptidase, with product MKKRFLQSLVIAATTATLVAACATSPTGRSQLKLYSKNQLADMGTQAFDSMKTEQKVSKTPVENEFVTCVASYITKHVPKEVFDGTWELVVFEDEQVNAFALPGGKIGVYTGLLNVAENQHQLAAVIGHEVGHVIAEHGNERMSNSALIGIGLEATNQILQSNEVGSSNMIMAAIGVGVQVGVQLPFSRTHESEADLIGLDLMARAGFDPRQSVNLWQNMDKASGGNRPLEFMSTHPSPNTRIKDLQANMAKAQQLASSTNDKPNCHK from the coding sequence ATGAAGAAAAGGTTTTTACAATCATTAGTCATTGCAGCGACAACTGCCACCTTGGTTGCTGCTTGCGCAACATCTCCCACAGGCAGAAGCCAATTGAAGTTGTACTCGAAAAATCAATTAGCGGATATGGGGACCCAAGCGTTTGATTCGATGAAAACTGAACAAAAGGTCTCGAAAACGCCAGTAGAGAATGAGTTTGTGACCTGTGTGGCTTCTTATATTACCAAGCATGTACCAAAAGAGGTGTTCGATGGAACATGGGAATTAGTGGTGTTTGAAGATGAACAAGTTAATGCATTCGCCTTACCAGGGGGCAAAATTGGGGTATACACTGGACTGTTAAACGTGGCTGAAAATCAACATCAACTGGCCGCCGTAATTGGCCATGAAGTGGGCCATGTAATAGCAGAACATGGTAACGAAAGAATGTCTAACTCGGCCCTCATCGGAATCGGTCTAGAGGCGACCAATCAAATCCTGCAAAGTAATGAAGTCGGCAGCAGTAATATGATTATGGCGGCCATAGGTGTGGGCGTTCAAGTAGGCGTGCAATTGCCCTTCAGCCGCACCCATGAAAGTGAAGCAGACCTAATTGGTTTGGATTTAATGGCAAGAGCAGGATTTGATCCTCGTCAATCGGTTAATCTTTGGCAAAACATGGATAAAGCAAGTGGTGGTAATCGTCCACTGGAATTTATGTCTACCCATCCATCTCCTAACACTAGGATTAAAGATTTACAGGCCAATATGGCAAAAGCACAACAGCTCGCATCTTCAACTAACGACAAACCTAATTGTCATAAATAA
- a CDS encoding fructose bisphosphate aldolase, with amino-acid sequence MASQAQLDMLKKLHTVNGFIAALDQSGGSTPKALKLYGVNEDQYSGDEQMYDQVHQMRTRIITNEAFNGKRVLGAILFENTLDREIEGLASSVYLWEEKQVIPFLKVDKGLLDEKDGVQLMKDIPGLDQLLDKANDKGVFGTKMRSVIKLANKDGVHAIVKQQFEVSAQILAKGLVPIIEPEIDINSPEKAAAELLLKGELLNHLDALPETQNVMLKLTLPDVAGFYDSLIAHPRVLKVVALSGGYNRQEANRRLSENKGMIASFSRALSEGLSAQQSDAEFGKTLDESIESIYQASIS; translated from the coding sequence ATGGCTTCACAAGCTCAATTAGATATGCTTAAAAAATTACACACTGTTAATGGCTTTATTGCTGCACTTGACCAAAGTGGTGGCAGCACGCCAAAAGCGTTAAAGCTTTATGGGGTGAATGAAGATCAGTATTCTGGTGATGAACAAATGTACGATCAAGTTCATCAGATGCGGACACGCATCATTACCAATGAAGCCTTCAATGGTAAGCGAGTGTTAGGCGCCATCTTGTTTGAAAACACCTTGGATCGTGAAATAGAAGGCCTAGCTAGTTCGGTATATCTATGGGAAGAAAAGCAAGTCATTCCTTTCCTCAAAGTGGACAAAGGCTTACTCGATGAAAAAGATGGTGTTCAATTGATGAAAGATATACCGGGGTTGGATCAGTTACTTGATAAAGCCAATGACAAGGGGGTATTTGGCACTAAAATGCGTTCGGTTATTAAGTTAGCTAACAAGGATGGTGTGCATGCCATTGTGAAGCAGCAATTCGAGGTCAGTGCTCAAATACTAGCCAAAGGTTTAGTGCCCATTATTGAACCGGAAATCGATATCAACAGTCCTGAAAAAGCCGCTGCTGAGCTACTGTTAAAAGGTGAGTTACTAAACCACTTAGATGCATTACCTGAAACCCAAAATGTGATGTTGAAATTAACACTACCTGATGTTGCAGGTTTTTATGACAGCTTAATTGCACACCCACGAGTACTAAAAGTGGTCGCTCTATCGGGTGGTTATAATAGGCAAGAAGCGAATCGTCGCTTGAGTGAAAATAAGGGAATGATCGCTAGCTTTTCAAGAGCCTTGTCGGAGGGTCTTTCGGCACAGCAGTCTGATGCTGAGTTTGGAAAAACCTTAGACGAATCAATAGAAAGTATTTATCAGGCGTCCATTAGCTAA
- the metK gene encoding methionine adenosyltransferase, with the protein MTTHLFTSESVSEGHPDKIADQISDAVLDAILIQDPKARVACETYVKTGMVLVGGEVTTSAWVDIEELTRKTVREIGYTHSDMGFDADSCAVLNAIGKQSPDINQGVDRSRPEDQGAGDQGLMFGYASDETDVLMPAPITYSHRLVKRQAEIRKSGKLDWLRPDAKSQVTFIYEDNQPVGIDAVVLSTQHCDSISTADLQEAVMEEIIKPVLPEKWLTKSTKYLINPTGRFVIGGPMGDCGLTGRKIIVDTYGGMARHGGGAFSGKDPSKVDRSAAYAGRYVAKNIVAAGLAKRCEIQVSYAIGVAEPTSINIETFGTGVLSDSQLTALVRAHFDLRPYGLIKMLDLERPIYQATAAYGHFGREEFPWEAIDKAEELKAAI; encoded by the coding sequence ATGACAACACACCTATTTACATCTGAATCCGTCTCTGAAGGGCACCCGGATAAAATCGCAGATCAAATCTCTGATGCCGTGTTAGATGCCATTCTCATCCAAGATCCCAAAGCTCGTGTAGCTTGCGAAACATATGTCAAAACAGGTATGGTTTTGGTCGGTGGCGAAGTCACTACTTCTGCATGGGTTGATATTGAAGAACTTACCCGCAAAACGGTTCGAGAAATAGGTTACACCCATTCGGATATGGGTTTTGACGCTGATTCTTGTGCGGTCCTTAACGCCATAGGTAAACAGTCTCCAGATATCAATCAAGGTGTTGATCGCAGCAGACCAGAAGATCAAGGCGCTGGTGACCAAGGACTAATGTTCGGTTACGCAAGTGACGAGACCGATGTCCTAATGCCAGCACCTATCACCTACTCTCATCGATTGGTGAAGCGTCAGGCCGAGATCAGGAAAAGTGGCAAGTTAGATTGGTTACGTCCTGATGCTAAAAGCCAGGTGACCTTTATTTATGAAGACAACCAACCAGTAGGTATTGACGCAGTTGTGTTGTCCACTCAGCATTGTGATTCAATCAGTACAGCAGATTTGCAAGAAGCGGTGATGGAAGAAATCATTAAGCCCGTGCTGCCTGAAAAGTGGCTAACCAAGTCAACTAAGTATCTGATAAACCCGACCGGTCGCTTTGTAATTGGCGGGCCAATGGGGGATTGCGGACTAACGGGTCGTAAAATTATCGTTGATACATACGGCGGTATGGCTCGACATGGTGGTGGTGCCTTCTCTGGTAAAGATCCCTCTAAGGTTGACCGTTCTGCTGCATATGCAGGACGTTATGTGGCGAAAAACATCGTTGCTGCGGGTCTAGCTAAACGTTGTGAAATTCAGGTGTCTTATGCAATTGGGGTAGCTGAGCCTACTTCAATAAATATCGAAACCTTTGGAACAGGTGTGTTGTCTGACAGCCAGTTGACCGCTTTGGTCCGTGCACATTTTGACCTTCGTCCTTATGGATTGATCAAAATGCTCGACTTAGAGCGCCCAATATATCAAGCCACAGCTGCATACGGTCATTTTGGTCGCGAAGAGTTTCCTTGGGAAGCAATTGATAAAGCAGAAGAACTCAAAGCCGCTATATAA
- a CDS encoding mechanosensitive ion channel domain-containing protein, giving the protein MEDINVSELVETYLIPWGTNIIFALLIYFIGKIVVKMLVNVFGKVLGRSKYDDMLIDFLKSIVHAVLMLFVIIAALNELGVNTTSMVAILGAAGLAIGLSLQGSLQNFASGVMLLVFRPFTRGNFIEAGGTAGVVKDITIFNTIMTTGDNKEVIVPNGAIYGGNIINYSAKETRRVDMVVGISYDADLKKAKEVLIEMVNADERILKEPAPTVAVAELADNSVNFVVRPWVKSADYWAVKFDFTEAVKLRFDQENIGIPYPQMDVHLHKVED; this is encoded by the coding sequence ATGGAAGACATAAATGTGTCAGAATTGGTCGAAACGTATTTGATCCCATGGGGAACAAATATCATTTTCGCACTTCTGATTTATTTCATAGGTAAAATTGTTGTCAAGATGCTAGTGAACGTATTTGGCAAAGTGTTAGGCCGTTCTAAATACGACGATATGCTAATAGATTTCTTAAAATCTATTGTGCATGCAGTATTGATGTTGTTCGTTATTATTGCCGCGTTAAATGAGTTAGGTGTTAACACCACATCAATGGTTGCTATCTTAGGTGCTGCAGGCTTGGCCATAGGTTTATCTTTGCAAGGTTCTTTACAGAACTTTGCTTCAGGTGTGATGTTGCTAGTTTTCCGCCCCTTTACTCGTGGTAATTTTATTGAAGCAGGTGGTACAGCTGGTGTGGTTAAAGATATTACTATCTTCAATACAATAATGACTACTGGTGACAATAAAGAAGTTATTGTGCCTAATGGCGCCATATACGGCGGGAATATCATAAATTATTCAGCTAAAGAAACACGTCGTGTTGATATGGTTGTGGGAATTTCTTATGACGCAGATCTGAAAAAAGCCAAAGAAGTGCTAATTGAAATGGTTAATGCTGATGAGCGGATCTTAAAAGAGCCTGCTCCAACAGTAGCCGTTGCAGAACTAGCAGATAACAGTGTTAACTTCGTGGTAAGACCTTGGGTTAAATCTGCTGATTATTGGGCAGTAAAATTTGATTTCACTGAAGCTGTGAAATTACGTTTCGACCAAGAAAATATCGGTATTCCATATCCTCAAATGGATGTACATTTACATAAAGTAGAAGACTAA
- a CDS encoding 16S rRNA (uracil(1498)-N(3))-methyltransferase yields the protein MRIPRIFHPDLLVVDQVVELSADAANHIANVLRLNEGHPIVLFNGDNNEYSAELTVVKKRQVCAMVDAKLSISVESPLKIHLGQGVSRGDRMDFAIQKAVELGVDEITPLLTERCGVKLSQDRWLKKQQQWQKLVAAACEQCGRNIIPSVNPCISFSDWVSQSTNQLRLTLHPRSDKSIKHLTIPAAGVRLLIGPEGGFSDSEIYAAEQTGFQTAQMGPRVLRTETAAIAAISALQAIHGDL from the coding sequence ATGCGTATACCCAGAATCTTTCATCCCGACCTATTGGTCGTAGACCAGGTGGTCGAACTCAGTGCTGATGCAGCCAATCACATAGCGAATGTTTTGCGTCTTAACGAAGGTCACCCCATTGTGCTGTTTAATGGTGACAACAATGAATATAGCGCTGAGTTGACGGTGGTTAAAAAACGTCAGGTGTGCGCCATGGTGGATGCAAAATTATCAATCAGTGTTGAATCTCCTCTTAAAATCCACTTGGGCCAAGGAGTATCCAGAGGCGACCGGATGGATTTTGCCATACAAAAAGCGGTAGAGCTGGGAGTGGATGAAATCACTCCCCTTTTAACTGAGCGCTGTGGGGTGAAATTGAGCCAAGACCGGTGGCTTAAGAAGCAGCAGCAGTGGCAAAAATTAGTCGCTGCAGCGTGTGAACAATGTGGTCGGAACATTATACCTAGTGTAAACCCTTGCATCTCCTTTAGCGATTGGGTGAGCCAATCCACCAATCAATTGCGCTTAACCTTGCACCCAAGATCAGACAAAAGCATTAAACATCTGACGATTCCTGCAGCAGGTGTCAGATTATTGATAGGTCCAGAGGGAGGATTTTCCGACAGTGAGATTTACGCTGCTGAACAAACAGGCTTTCAAACCGCGCAGATGGGACCTCGGGTATTGCGTACCGAAACGGCAGCCATTGCAGCCATATCGGCATTACAGGCTATCCATGGTGATCTGTAA
- the epd gene encoding erythrose-4-phosphate dehydrogenase — translation MIRIAINGFGRIGRNVLRALYETGRNQHIQVVAINEIAEPVGIAHLLKYDTAHGRFKFPVSLQGNILDVAGDKIELLQQRNLDGLPWADLNIDLVMECTGVHNDRADAEIHIAQGAKKVLFSHPSTPDMDATVIFGINEDQLQTADRIVSNGSCTTNCIVPVIKVLDEAFEVLSGTITTIHSSMHDQQVIDAYHPDLRRTRAASQSIIPVDTRLAAGIERIMPKFSGKFEAIAVRVPTINVTAMDLSVTLAQEVCIENVNHALQQAGLGRLSGILGYTEEPLVSVDFNHDSRSCIVDGTQTRVSHKQLVKTLVWCDNEWGFANRMIDTAQAMFSPSLNES, via the coding sequence ATGATACGTATCGCAATTAACGGCTTTGGTCGTATAGGTCGCAATGTTTTACGCGCCTTATATGAAACAGGCCGCAATCAACATATCCAAGTGGTTGCAATAAACGAGATTGCCGAACCGGTTGGCATTGCGCATTTGCTAAAATATGACACGGCGCACGGCCGCTTTAAATTTCCGGTTAGTTTGCAGGGCAACATTTTGGATGTAGCTGGCGATAAAATTGAGTTATTACAGCAGCGCAACTTAGATGGTCTGCCTTGGGCTGATTTAAACATTGATCTGGTGATGGAATGCACAGGTGTGCACAACGATCGCGCAGATGCCGAGATCCACATCGCACAAGGTGCAAAAAAAGTGTTGTTTTCCCATCCATCCACACCGGACATGGATGCCACAGTGATTTTTGGCATTAATGAAGATCAATTGCAAACGGCTGATCGCATCGTATCTAATGGTTCGTGTACCACTAATTGTATCGTTCCAGTGATCAAGGTTCTCGATGAGGCCTTTGAAGTGCTCAGCGGCACTATTACTACTATTCACTCATCAATGCATGATCAACAAGTTATCGATGCCTATCACCCCGATTTGCGCAGGACTCGTGCAGCTAGCCAATCTATTATTCCAGTGGATACCCGACTTGCGGCGGGTATTGAACGTATTATGCCGAAATTTTCCGGTAAATTTGAAGCCATTGCTGTACGGGTTCCTACCATCAATGTGACCGCGATGGATTTAAGCGTGACTTTGGCCCAAGAAGTGTGTATTGAAAATGTTAATCATGCCCTTCAACAAGCTGGTCTGGGAAGGTTATCTGGGATCTTAGGTTATACCGAAGAGCCCTTGGTGTCCGTTGATTTCAATCATGATTCGCGCTCTTGCATCGTAGACGGCACCCAGACCCGAGTCAGCCATAAACAGTTGGTCAAAACACTTGTCTGGTGTGACAATGAGTGGGGATTTGCAAACAGAATGATCGATACTGCTCAGGCTATGTTTAGCCCAAGCTTAAATGAAAGTTAA